A section of the Elizabethkingia anophelis R26 genome encodes:
- a CDS encoding S41 family peptidase, which produces MKRNFIKIPVLALGLILSVATLNSCVKDDEISVTEPTRYTSDDVQSYADLFKVFWTTMDQRYNYFYEQKERGGMDWNAVYREYYPKFAALKTYNKGSEFSDNDILEDRKKAVQYFTDIIDPIIDRHFGLIVYLPQSKGSKNTKVFFRGGMKSKPANVYGFAPKYNYMTTRLTDVVTQSIRVSTTSIFTYLMGNLQSNPDIYYISYNQFALYATQINLKDKYLTPNPVDNYALTTAEIDKAPELSAIKDINARNKARDFTVNVLNQWNTFFNSADVKSFNDQVTEFKNTEVVSDAFVNLSKTLLAKSQSLVAYGSKSTYSSVSTSDTDKYITWFMDRMKGHVESGYNFEQFKTDAKNIVQQGPFYQKFLNPLHKGSIKKLIIDVRGNGGGAVIDFRYFVERFVTKNIVWGYQRTKEGNGQFNYTPWIPVQAKPHQFGMPANIPIAILTDKGSYSMSEMSTMMLKSQGSQVVSVGDFSAGATAGLISNSDEFNGGSQDVIANVMQFYMPVMATKDMSGQVIEGIGVKPDILVEPPTDAEVKEMENSPSTFVDRVLNEAVKYLSSK; this is translated from the coding sequence ATGAAAAGAAATTTTATAAAAATACCAGTATTGGCTTTAGGGCTTATTTTATCGGTGGCAACACTTAATTCTTGTGTGAAGGATGATGAAATTTCAGTTACTGAACCGACAAGATATACGAGTGATGATGTGCAATCTTATGCGGATCTTTTTAAAGTATTCTGGACTACAATGGATCAAAGGTATAATTACTTCTATGAGCAAAAAGAAAGAGGCGGTATGGATTGGAATGCTGTATACCGTGAATATTATCCAAAGTTTGCCGCATTAAAAACATATAATAAAGGATCGGAGTTTAGTGATAATGACATCTTGGAAGATAGAAAGAAAGCTGTTCAGTACTTTACCGATATTATAGATCCTATTATAGACAGGCATTTTGGGCTTATTGTATATTTACCTCAATCAAAAGGAAGTAAAAATACGAAAGTGTTTTTTCGAGGAGGGATGAAAAGTAAGCCAGCTAATGTATATGGTTTTGCCCCTAAATACAATTATATGACAACAAGGTTGACTGATGTGGTTACGCAGAGTATCAGGGTATCAACAACTTCTATTTTTACATATCTTATGGGAAATTTACAATCGAATCCCGATATTTATTATATTAGTTATAATCAGTTTGCTTTATATGCAACTCAAATTAATCTGAAGGATAAATATCTGACCCCTAATCCTGTGGATAATTATGCACTGACAACGGCTGAAATAGACAAGGCTCCTGAATTAAGTGCTATAAAAGATATAAATGCCAGAAATAAAGCAAGAGATTTTACAGTAAATGTACTGAATCAATGGAATACTTTTTTTAATTCTGCTGATGTAAAATCTTTTAATGATCAGGTCACGGAATTCAAAAATACAGAGGTGGTTTCTGATGCTTTTGTAAATCTTTCTAAAACATTGTTAGCAAAGTCCCAAAGTTTGGTTGCTTATGGTAGTAAATCTACTTATTCTTCTGTATCGACTAGTGATACAGATAAATATATTACATGGTTTATGGATCGCATGAAAGGTCATGTTGAAAGTGGGTATAATTTTGAACAGTTTAAAACAGATGCAAAAAATATTGTACAACAAGGTCCTTTTTATCAAAAGTTTTTAAATCCTTTACATAAAGGAAGTATTAAAAAACTTATTATAGATGTAAGAGGAAATGGGGGGGGAGCAGTGATTGATTTCCGTTATTTTGTAGAACGTTTTGTGACTAAAAATATAGTTTGGGGGTATCAGAGAACCAAAGAAGGAAATGGGCAATTTAACTATACGCCATGGATTCCAGTGCAGGCTAAGCCACATCAATTTGGGATGCCAGCTAATATACCGATTGCAATCTTAACAGATAAAGGAAGTTACAGTATGTCTGAGATGTCTACTATGATGCTGAAAAGCCAGGGGTCTCAAGTAGTTTCAGTGGGAGACTTCAGTGCGGGAGCAACGGCTGGCTTAATTTCAAATTCTGATGAATTTAACGGAGGAAGTCAGGATGTAATAGCTAACGTAATGCAATTCTATATGCCGGTAATGGCAACAAAGGATATGAGTGGTCAAGTTATAGAAGGTATTGGGGTGAAGCCTGACATTCTTGTAGAGCCACCTACGGATGCTGAGGTAAAGGAAATGGAAAACTCTCCATCAACTTTTGTAGACAGAGTGCTTAATGAAGCTGTGAAATATTTGTCTTCAAAATAA
- a CDS encoding tetratricopeptide repeat protein, producing the protein MIFILLSSIYPAQKTDKEKEVDSLFHAVNLLGDANTNNKTEEVLKICTEIYYKAKEINYTDAQARALVYINSIYFQTGNIKLLLSKANEGIALVKDDKKYNTYHAYFLLEKSAALSRLGYFGRAEQNLKESLNILQEDNSGNNDEKNYVKALVYICFITLYEEDREISMNKKDKTFYLHKAFQTTQQISPGFVLKNSILTACFEQFALAYTEWGQYDEANKYIQRGNHINETQKSNWPQTRDFLLGKIEEKKKNYNKAVSYYEKSLLLAKEYKLIYEQERILPLVAECYHALKDHKRESYFLEKSKKLSDSMNLLKKNTLDFFAKEENSTPKNITTNLHFSIFYYMGLFLIAVILLYILLKYKVQRKRNKYTFSESEVLNNPPQNEPDVHLEYLTSLAQNEDTSFYFKFNEAFPDFSKKLQKINSKLTQSDLELCIMIKLGCDTKKMASIRKSSIGAIESRKYRIRKKLGIPKEENIHIWLLDK; encoded by the coding sequence TTGATATTCATACTTCTTTCTTCTATATACCCTGCACAGAAAACAGATAAAGAAAAGGAGGTTGACAGCTTATTTCATGCAGTCAATTTGCTTGGAGATGCCAATACCAATAATAAAACAGAAGAGGTATTAAAAATTTGTACTGAAATATATTACAAAGCAAAAGAAATTAATTATACAGATGCCCAAGCCAGGGCATTGGTCTATATCAATTCTATTTATTTTCAAACTGGTAACATAAAACTATTACTATCAAAAGCCAATGAAGGCATTGCTCTGGTAAAAGATGATAAAAAATACAACACCTACCATGCTTACTTTTTATTGGAAAAAAGTGCAGCTTTGTCAAGATTAGGCTACTTTGGAAGAGCTGAGCAAAACCTTAAAGAATCGCTAAATATTCTGCAAGAAGACAATTCCGGTAATAATGATGAAAAAAACTATGTTAAAGCTTTAGTATATATCTGTTTCATTACACTATATGAAGAAGACAGAGAAATCTCCATGAATAAAAAGGACAAGACATTCTATCTTCACAAAGCTTTTCAGACGACACAACAAATCAGCCCGGGTTTTGTCTTAAAAAATTCCATTTTAACAGCCTGTTTTGAACAATTCGCATTAGCCTATACAGAATGGGGACAATATGACGAAGCAAATAAATACATACAAAGAGGTAATCATATAAATGAAACTCAAAAATCTAACTGGCCCCAAACAAGGGATTTTTTATTGGGTAAAATAGAAGAAAAGAAAAAAAATTATAATAAAGCCGTTTCCTACTACGAAAAATCATTACTATTAGCAAAAGAATATAAACTTATATATGAACAAGAACGTATACTCCCTCTTGTTGCAGAGTGTTATCATGCGCTAAAGGATCATAAAAGGGAATCTTATTTTTTGGAAAAAAGTAAAAAGTTGAGTGATAGTATGAATCTACTCAAAAAAAACACACTGGATTTTTTTGCAAAAGAAGAAAATTCCACACCCAAAAACATAACTACAAATCTTCATTTCAGTATTTTTTATTATATGGGTTTGTTTTTAATTGCAGTAATTCTATTATATATTCTTTTAAAATATAAAGTTCAGAGAAAAAGAAATAAATATACATTCAGTGAATCAGAAGTTTTAAATAATCCACCCCAAAATGAACCTGATGTTCATTTGGAATACCTTACAAGTCTGGCACAGAATGAGGACACTTCTTTTTATTTTAAATTCAATGAGGCTTTCCCGGATTTTAGCAAAAAGCTACAGAAAATTAATTCTAAGCTGACGCAATCTGATCTCGAACTTTGCATTATGATCAAACTGGGATGTGACACAAAAAAAATGGCATCTATTAGAAAATCTTCAATAGGAGCAATAGAAAGCAGAAAGTACAGGATCAGGAAAAAACTTGGCATTCCAAAAGAGGAAAATATACATATCTGGCTATTGGACAAATGA
- the metQ gene encoding methionine ABC transporter substrate-binding lipoprotein MetQ gives MKRFTLLSLITIALLFLYSCTNAKKDNPNSIKVGIASGPERDLAEAAKKEAKEKYNLDVELVAFTEYVLPNEALNNGDLDANAFQHVPYLTEQSKQRGYKLAVVGKTFVFPIVAYSKKIKNIAELQNGSTIVIPNDPTNGGRSLLLLQKNGLLKLKDNVGLLPKVTDITENPKQLKIVEIEAPQLPRVLDDKDVTIAVINNNFAAQAGLDPEKNGLLKEDKESAYMNVIVAREDNKNSEKVKNFVKAYQSKAVEQAAEKAFKGGAIKGW, from the coding sequence ATGAAAAGATTTACACTTCTAAGTTTAATTACTATAGCTTTATTATTTTTATATTCCTGCACAAACGCTAAAAAAGATAATCCTAATTCTATTAAAGTGGGCATTGCCTCTGGTCCTGAAAGAGATTTAGCCGAAGCTGCAAAGAAGGAAGCGAAAGAGAAATACAATCTGGATGTAGAACTTGTTGCTTTTACGGAATATGTCTTACCGAACGAGGCATTAAACAATGGTGATCTTGACGCCAATGCGTTTCAGCACGTTCCCTATCTAACCGAGCAATCAAAACAACGAGGTTATAAATTGGCTGTTGTTGGGAAAACTTTTGTATTTCCTATAGTCGCGTATTCTAAAAAAATAAAAAACATCGCTGAGCTGCAAAACGGCAGTACTATTGTTATCCCTAATGATCCAACTAATGGTGGACGTTCGTTATTACTACTACAAAAAAACGGATTACTAAAACTGAAGGATAATGTTGGGTTATTACCAAAAGTAACCGATATTACTGAAAACCCAAAGCAGTTAAAAATTGTAGAGATAGAAGCACCACAGCTGCCAAGAGTATTGGATGATAAAGATGTGACAATAGCCGTAATCAATAATAATTTTGCAGCACAGGCAGGATTGGATCCTGAAAAAAATGGGCTATTAAAAGAAGATAAAGAATCTGCCTATATGAATGTAATTGTTGCAAGAGAGGATAATAAAAATTCAGAAAAAGTAAAAAATTTCGTGAAAGCATATCAGTCTAAAGCCGTAGAACAAGCCGCTGAAAAAGCATTTAAAGGCGGAGCTATAAAAGGCTGGTAA
- the metI gene encoding methionine ABC transporter permease MetI: MLDQITLSLLLKGLWETIFMTIVSGFFGFLLGLPLGIVLFLTRKDQLLENNFYNRFLSVLVNVFRSIPFIILIVWMIPFTRVLVGTSIGIWAALVPLSIGCAPFIARLVENSLLEVPNGLIETARALGASPQQIISKVLLPEALPSLINNATITLITLVGYSAMGGAVGAGGLGQVGYQYGYIGYNAIIMNTVLLLLIALVFIIQFTGDKLSKKFNHR; the protein is encoded by the coding sequence ATGCTTGATCAGATTACGCTCTCATTACTCTTAAAAGGGCTTTGGGAAACTATTTTCATGACAATAGTTTCAGGATTTTTTGGATTTTTGCTGGGATTACCATTAGGTATCGTGTTATTCCTTACCCGAAAAGATCAGCTTCTTGAAAACAATTTTTATAATCGTTTTCTCTCTGTTCTGGTTAATGTATTCCGGTCTATTCCCTTTATCATACTTATTGTTTGGATGATTCCTTTTACAAGAGTACTGGTGGGAACTTCCATTGGAATCTGGGCAGCACTTGTTCCACTAAGTATTGGTTGCGCTCCGTTTATTGCAAGACTTGTAGAGAACAGCCTTTTGGAGGTTCCAAATGGATTGATAGAAACGGCAAGAGCTCTTGGTGCAAGTCCACAGCAAATTATCAGCAAAGTTTTACTTCCAGAGGCATTACCTTCGTTAATTAACAATGCTACAATTACACTGATAACATTAGTAGGCTACTCTGCAATGGGTGGAGCTGTAGGTGCCGGTGGACTAGGACAAGTTGGCTATCAATATGGTTATATAGGCTATAATGCTATTATTATGAACACTGTATTATTACTACTCATAGCCCTGGTATTCATTATTCAGTTTACAGGAGACAAACTTTCAAAAAAATTCAATCATAGATAA
- a CDS encoding methionine ABC transporter ATP-binding protein — protein MITIKNISKTFVQKKKQFKALDNVSLRVDKGDITGIIGFSGAGKSTLIRCINLLEKPDEGQIIVNETDLIKLTPKQLAEQRKKIGMIFQHFNLLSSRTVFGNVALALELDHVSKTEINKKVTELLRIVGLEDKANDYPKSLSGGQKQRVAIARALANDPYILLCDEATSSLDPVTTQSILQLLQDINKRLGITILLITHEMEVIKSICNHVAVIDKGKLVTKGTLEEVISDKEHPIIKQFITTKAMNIPQSLSKKLQNEASAGLFPLIEIELNGNIPFEELLSVVYSDYKIPYKLITADVEYLGKANFGKMLLHLQGNHEENTKAIQYFNQNNIQNTIKGYA, from the coding sequence GTGATCACAATTAAAAATATATCTAAAACATTTGTACAGAAAAAAAAGCAGTTTAAGGCCCTGGATAATGTAAGTCTTAGAGTAGACAAAGGTGACATTACCGGTATCATTGGTTTTTCAGGAGCCGGAAAAAGTACCCTGATACGCTGTATAAATCTTTTGGAAAAACCAGATGAAGGACAAATTATCGTCAATGAAACTGACTTAATAAAATTAACGCCAAAGCAACTGGCTGAACAAAGAAAAAAGATAGGAATGATATTTCAGCATTTCAATCTCCTTTCTTCCAGAACTGTTTTCGGAAATGTTGCATTGGCTCTGGAGCTAGATCATGTAAGCAAAACAGAAATTAATAAGAAGGTAACTGAACTTCTAAGAATAGTAGGTCTTGAAGATAAAGCAAATGATTATCCCAAAAGCCTTTCGGGCGGACAAAAACAGCGAGTAGCCATTGCAAGAGCACTTGCTAATGATCCTTACATTTTGCTATGTGACGAAGCCACAAGCTCTCTTGATCCTGTCACAACGCAGTCTATTCTGCAACTATTACAGGATATCAATAAGCGTCTGGGAATTACCATTTTATTAATTACACATGAAATGGAAGTTATAAAATCAATATGCAATCATGTTGCTGTAATAGATAAAGGAAAATTAGTTACCAAAGGTACCCTGGAAGAAGTTATATCAGATAAAGAACACCCTATCATTAAACAATTTATAACAACTAAAGCAATGAATATACCGCAATCATTAAGCAAAAAGTTACAAAACGAAGCTTCAGCGGGATTGTTTCCGCTAATAGAAATTGAGCTAAACGGTAATATCCCGTTCGAAGAATTATTATCAGTCGTATATAGTGATTACAAAATCCCTTATAAACTCATCACTGCAGATGTAGAATATTTGGGGAAAGCAAATTTCGGTAAAATGCTGTTACATCTTCAAGGCAATCATGAAGAAAATACAAAGGCCATCCAATATTTTAATCAAAATAATATTCAAAATACCATAAAGGGATATGCTTGA
- a CDS encoding efflux RND transporter periplasmic adaptor subunit — MKRVTSGIALSILLFAIGCNKKKEEKEEAAIYPVTSPIVKDTIINKEYVAQIQSVKNIEVRAQEKGFLEKIYVDEGQYVHAGQTLFRIMPQLYHAELLKAKAEAQQATIELQNASTLANNNIVSKNERAMAKAKLDAANAEVKLAQIHLSFTDIKAPFSGVINRLPLKLGSLINEGDLLTSLSDNTSIYTYFNVSEPEYLSYQTHAGDRGSQLVNLIMANGEVFPEKGEIQTIEGEFNNETGNIAFRAKFLNPNKLLRNGETGKVQMTMPVHNALIIPQKSTYEIQDQKYVFVIDKNGVAKSRNIKVLYELPDLYIVGSGISAGDKILLEGVQKVKDDQKLKVKFQDPLKVIKSLKLKAE, encoded by the coding sequence ATGAAAAGAGTTACCTCAGGCATTGCACTAAGCATACTCCTGTTTGCCATTGGCTGTAATAAGAAAAAAGAAGAAAAAGAAGAAGCTGCTATTTACCCTGTCACTTCTCCGATAGTGAAGGATACAATAATTAACAAAGAATATGTTGCTCAGATTCAGTCAGTGAAAAATATTGAAGTGCGGGCTCAGGAAAAAGGATTTCTAGAGAAAATTTATGTAGATGAAGGACAATATGTGCATGCAGGACAAACTCTGTTCAGAATTATGCCTCAGCTTTATCATGCCGAACTACTAAAAGCAAAAGCAGAAGCACAACAAGCAACTATCGAACTACAGAATGCAAGCACGCTGGCTAATAACAATATCGTTTCCAAGAATGAAAGAGCAATGGCAAAAGCTAAATTGGACGCTGCCAATGCTGAAGTTAAGCTGGCTCAGATTCACTTATCATTTACAGATATTAAAGCACCATTTTCGGGGGTCATAAACAGGCTTCCGCTAAAATTAGGAAGTCTTATCAATGAAGGAGATCTGTTAACTTCTTTGTCCGATAATACCAGTATATACACCTACTTTAATGTATCTGAGCCTGAATACCTAAGCTACCAGACCCATGCAGGAGACAGAGGAAGTCAGCTGGTAAATCTGATCATGGCAAATGGTGAGGTTTTCCCTGAGAAAGGTGAAATCCAGACTATAGAAGGCGAATTCAATAACGAAACCGGAAATATTGCTTTCCGGGCAAAATTCCTTAATCCAAATAAACTTCTGAGAAATGGGGAAACAGGAAAAGTCCAGATGACAATGCCTGTTCATAATGCATTGATTATTCCTCAGAAATCTACTTATGAAATTCAGGATCAGAAATATGTTTTTGTGATCGATAAAAATGGGGTAGCTAAGTCAAGAAATATAAAAGTATTGTATGAACTCCCTGACCTGTACATTGTAGGATCAGGAATTTCTGCCGGAGATAAAATCCTGTTAGAAGGTGTTCAGAAAGTAAAAGACGATCAGAAACTGAAAGTGAAATTCCAGGATCCGTTGAAAGTAATTAAATCATTGAAATTAAAAGCAGAGTAA